Within Crassostrea angulata isolate pt1a10 chromosome 2, ASM2561291v2, whole genome shotgun sequence, the genomic segment aaaattcctgaaatgatttttaatgattatcattagttagaggggtgtctcttgttgaaattgatatgcaatatgttggccccttatgttaggtacatgagaatcagaagtaaaatgcgaaacctgcggctatgactgttgtgctgactttacacagtgaaattgcaagttacagacgggaggtaaaataacacgaaaagtaggtggatgggacattgaaaactatacaccggtaagtttgtgacatgtgatagtgcaacatgcacgcggtacggaaagtcaaccctctgcagggaattagctgggggaggtctaaaaagctgaaaaatcatgaaaaattagcaaaatatgaaagggtcaaaatctcataaaaaccagtatgtaaagaattttacaggttttgattagtaattttctttagaaattgGTGATtagccttataaagagtgaattaaaggtatttgtgttgaatgggaactgaggaaattctagttacaaagttccgaagacatgcatcccttggctacaatgaattgtatcaaaaaaactgtcccctgccacctataTCCCTTTAACTCTGAATGTTTAACATACACAGGATGAACCTCTGGCATTCAGTGAACTGAAATGTTACTGAACGGttactgaaaggtgactgaatggcatagctgtgccattcagtcacctttccagacctttcaattaacattcagttgactgaatggcagagcttcatcATGTGATAAACAGGAAGAAAATAACAGTGCACAATACTTTTCAttccttttaaattatttgcataAAGAGACACGATTCGCTTACTTTATCTTTGAATccacatataaatatttatcaaacgttcattagaaaaaaatcaactaatGCACATTGCTTCCTATATACTGCCAAAAATTGGTCAGAGATTTTACTCTTTACTCATTGTTTGTCTGTTTATTATTCATACACATTTATCTGATATCCAACACATTTCAATGACAGCCGGTGTAAAGGGAAAAAAAGTTTCCATTCATAAATTCTGATTTTCCCTGTCGTATGAGTAAGACATTTCATGATTTCAGGTCATTTGTTTCACAATTATTATGTTATTGTGTCTTTTagtttataatattaaaaatgggATAAGCGTGTctatatgtaataaaaaaaaaagcattcatCACACAGATTTCATATGACTTACTTAACGCAAGGGGGTGTACAGCTATTTTCACATTATGCAATAGGCTGCTCTGTTGAAATTTAAACGTGCATACTTGACAAAGGATGATGTTTATGCATGGATTATGCATAGTTACCACTATGACAACGACCAGGAAGAGAATTTAATACAATGATCACCAAGCTGGCacttataaaaagaaaattcgaAATAAAGTTACTGAAAAAACCATTGCGAATCAACACATCAGATCATCAGTTTGGGATAGTCAgtcttaaaaaaatgtattccgATAAGTCTGAGGTAAGTCGTATCTCTATAGGTCTGAGTTAAGTCGTATCTCTATAGGTCTGAGGTAAGTCGTATCTCTATAGGTCTGAGATAAGCTATCTCTGGGTTGGTCTGAAGTCGTACTTGTATAGGTCTGAGGCAAGTTGTATTTGTATAAATCTGAGGTAAGTCGTATCTGTATAGGTCTGAAGTGCGTCATAActgtatactgtggaatcatttcatttcgtgggggtcaattttcgtggatgttggggatgtaaattcgtgggagaggtcgtacatgtatctatataggTCTGAGTTAAGTCATATCTGTATATGTCTTAGGTAAGTCGTATCTGTTAAATTTTATGTAGGGACTagtattaaaaagtaaaataagtcAAGGTCAGATACTCGTAATGTATTGTTTAGTGAATTTAATTTGTTAGGAAGGCCTGACTCGGTCatctaagattttatattttttgtaaagtcAACGAGTATaagaattttctttttgttattattttttttcttttgttttgttttggggggttttttgtgATCGACTTCggccgatcacagttgtgtccatatgaggcatccgtcaaatttaactatttgtgcacgcattgcgccttgcactattttatttactatgcaaTGACAACCTTATTCAAATCTTTAATTAGACGTAGATTACTAAAACGGTAATCTTATCCGTtttcctgaaaataaaacatttatagagtTACAGACATAGTGATCTAAATCACGTTTTTTTCACATATGCGTAAGAATATTAGTCGAAAGTATAATTCGCCCACTAAAAGTAAAGCTCATTCATGCATTGCCATTTTGGAAATCAATAAAACGGTgatatatatagtttactgcATGTAGcgtatattattatataaacagAGCTGACAAATGATATATAATGCCGaccattcctttaaaaggaatacttgtttttgtttcgggttttgtttttgttgttttggggtttgttttttttggggggtgggggggggtattgtttttttttttgttttttttttttgtttcgtgaacttctttttttaatattcactaCAACAAAGTGATTGTTTTGATAATAGGATGTAAGAGAGCATACGCTTTTCTCTTTAACATAAGTGGCATTTTATATACATCATATAGCAAAAACGTAATGTGCCCATCTGTTTTTCATACCAGGTATACTGTAATACGCGGATTCAGGATTTACTATTCTTaattttggggtattttttaatcatacacACGGGGGTATTTTACGCGCTTTTAAGATAACCGCGTCCATGTAACTGGGGTAAATTTCACCCTAGGCGCAAATAAACacttttaaagtatttaatcAGTTGCTGATTGTTTTATCAATTATGTTCAGGGTTCGAGAGGTTCAGAATACGCACAGTTTTCAGCTATCAGCAGTTCAATTGATTCAAAACAGGTATGTTTTTagtaaataatgatttttacgagaatcaaacattaaaaaatgcattttataccCGTTTAAATATATTGAAGCTAAAACtcgcttgcaaagattttttttaaatcttattttcaaataatcacGTAAAATTGATGAAGCCAATGTGTTGGTTACGAGTTTTTTAAGAATACCAAGCATCGTTACAATATAGAAAAAACGTTTCCTTTTGCAGAGCATTGCGATATACACGGTCATTTCCAATTCAACTTCAACtacatatgataaaatttcagaGGTACGTATTCAGCTAATTCAAATAGTAGAAACGCTTTCCTATGTATGAAATTAACTTTGCTTTTGAATTTGATCCCTGTTCATAGTAAATACGTTGCAATTATTGCTGAATTGTTAATTTAATGGaatgtatattttgtgtttCTTGCAGGGCTTTTATGACAGACAGACTGGTAAATTCATAACACCAAAATCGGTAAGGATTACACTTGATTAACATTGATGAAGATTCTGTTTATAGTTCATTTATCCAGAATGGCAAatcactgggttttttttttattactggatatgtatatataaattgacaATCGGGCCAATGGGACTTATATAtccttatatatatacagacctggtaaaatatttacatttaaaccCACTCTACTAAATTACATCAAGATATGGTTTTTTAACAAGCGCAAAACATgcaaatggaaaaaaatcactttaattTTGGGGGAAATCAACTCTTGAAATGTTACCGCTCGTCATGAAAATAAAGTTTCCTGTGATCTTTAAACTGGAGACTTTACGTTATGATACAGAGAAACAACACTTTATTGCGGCATAGAGATAGACATCTAAATTTGGCGATATATATTGTTACCCAATGCGTTAAAATCGCCATTCTgtgatttaaatgaatttaccGGGCGTAAATGATCCTCAAAGCTGAAAACGGCTTGTAGATAGGCACTGCCCGCCATATTTCTGTTTTCTAATTGCTATTCCTACAAACCTCATATTACAACATATCCATTTAGGTCtgttcatgtttttgtttagatCCGTCAGAAGCCTCAAGGAAAATGTATACCCGCAAACCTCTTAATAGTTTAAAGTATTTCGATGTAGCGGTATATTGTATCACCTGTATGAAGCTAGTATATTTGGCCACTCTgtgttactcggtcgcgatgtaaattatcaaattttacgcattTTCGTAAAGCCAGGGGACTAATACATGAAAAACAACAGGTTAATGTATTATAAACAAACAGAAAATGCACATAATAAGAGAGAAATACATAAACTCCATAGATCACAAAGAGAATATTGCACATCGATTATCAGTTTCGTGTATATTGGAATCAAAAGGGATCATATATCTGTGTGACGGACGGTGCCTTTATACATGCGGTGTTTAGCTTTATATCGGGTGTAAATTTACTCTTTTAAAGCTCCAATTGcttcaaataattataaatgcCTTGTATTTTGACTCTCTGggcatgtttatttgtattatCCTGTTTTGCATATTCATTACTGTATGACAATTTTTATATGCAAGATCATTTCACACAACAAATGTTCTATCAAAGGATGATTAAAGCATTGTTAAAATAGTACTAAACCCCTACATTAACGATATTGTGGCTGCATTAATGTTTGTTGAATaccattttatataatttttgttgttgttgatttgatcaatgaaatttaataatCATTGATTTCCAAAATCCTGTAGCATACTTTTTTGATTTGATCGTTAAAAGCAAATTCCcatattattcaaaatttgacTATCCCTTAATCAACGACAATTGGtataaaacaacaattaaagagataatataacagttatttcgtcttttttaaaaacagcagTTTTGTGTTGCAGGGCCGACAGGGGAAACTTCCTAGAATTAAAGATGATAATCCTGATCATGTAGAACAGGTATtagttcatattttaaaaaaaatcctaagaTACTGGACATTCCTCATTTtctgcgagtacttaattcagcGATTCAACTGTTTAGCATCAAgttgcaaaaatataaaatcgcaaaagccgatttttttataaatcacagTTTTCACTAAGTACATCTGTCCGAAAAAAAAAccgaatttttattttattatctatGCTTTTTGCATGATTTGACATGGCTAATAATTCCTTGCGTTTATTTCGGAATTTAAAGTAGTGGTGATGACAATATACtcgtttaatattttaattaccgGATAATACTGCTGTAGAGGCAGACGTATTCGTTGAGgatataattttgttattttcgttggcagtataaataaatgaaattaaatccatgacgcaTTTTTTACCaaagtattaataaatatagAGTTGATAGGTaatacattttaaagataacgatatgacgaaattaaatgccaacggaattttatttggttttagaacaacgaaattttaacccaacgaaaatatgtgcCTCAACAGTATGTCATTCAGATTGCTGATTGATTattcaaaaaacaaatatataatattattgttcATGCTAAtgtcagtgtacatgtatttcattttgtgtAGGTCATATCTGTAGAGTTATGAGATAATTGATTAAGAATACCTTGTACAGAAGCATATTGATGttgatttgaattagcgtactgctaaatgtttcttttattttttttcttaaacatataCACGTGTATTAAGCAAATGTACTTGATTGAGCCGAAGTTATATTTGACCAATAACGCAAAAGATAGCGAAAGATaacttccgctaaatcaagcaCATCGCTTAATGCCATGAATATTTGCATATGAATAatcacattcaggaatacgctaattcaaatccacgcaAACTTGTTAAAAATCTAGTTTCCGCAAAATATAGCTCACACGccaaattttatatgtttagagcaatgaaaaataatctCAATGTTGATTTCTATAGAAAAACTCCAACAGTAACAAGGAACATACTAGAGACTCAAAACGTCCATGTATTATTGTCATCCTGTCAGTTTTTGCCGTTGTTATCTCGACTACCGTTGCAACTATTGCGGTCCTGTACCTTCAAGGACAAGGTAAGATACAATCAATAACTATGTGTCAGAAATTTTCGTACGATATGGTTCACTACTCAAACGTATTGACGGCGTGGTCTTTTCAATGTAATGTaacatattgttttaattatgcTTTATCGACAAAGAGTTCTATATGAGCAGCTCTGTACTCGGAAGAACTCGCTTCTCTTTAAGGTGGCTTACATTATCTGAAATTAGTTCCTCAGATCAGCAGAAACttacaatattataaaagattCTGTGAtggataaaaattcaaataagtaaaataaatgcGATTTTGCatagaaaatcatatttttaaagattttatttaaaaaatgtcaacaatagcCCCGTACGGATTCAAACTTTTGTTTTGCAGTTCACAAGCCCGATCTTCTAACAAATGTTATGACGATATTTGACCAAATCGCAATCTtatgacgtagtgtcttaaaaagtataagtctagtTGTAGTGGTGTACCTTAAGGATATACACTATATGAGAAGGATGTGTGTAATGATTGTCTTATAAATTCATTGGTCGCacttaaattattattttaaaatattattctaAAAGGCAAGTTAAAATGAGAATACTTTtcataataagaaaataaaatgtatcttcaatattttatttatttgaaaaataaaatataaatgtgcTACGGATTCTTATCTTTTCAAAACCCACAGTTTCTATAACTTTTATGTTTTACAGATTCCCCCAACGATGACGGAAATATGTTGCGCCTTAACCGAAGCTatctaagaaaaaataatggaaCCGGTACGATTCACCTTTGCTTGACAGAATAGGGTTTGGAATCGTTAATAAATTATGTCTAGAAATAATAAGCTAGTAAAAATGGATTGTATGTTCTACAGAAATCTTCAGTGACTGCAAAGATCTAAAGCTGTTTGGAAACGATAGTGATGGGCTTTACACTGTATACCCCGACCCACTTACAGAGACGCCAGTCGTCGTGTACTGTGATATGACAACGGACGGTGGAGGATGGACGGTAATAAAATCCAAGCAGATCtagagggggtcaggggattttaacccccctcccccatgtAAAACTCTAATAACCtcaaattatatcataatatgACCACACATATGCCCCCTCCCTTCCTCAGGCAAAgcaataacccccccccccctgattttttttcctggatccgcgcatggaatTAATGTGTAACTATCATTTATCAGTAAAAGATTAGAGTCTAACCAGCATTATATTATTTGGTCACAGTAtcagtaaaaaagaaaaatagtatTGTGAAAAGCAGTAATACGGaatataagatatttttttaaaaatgatgagAAAATTAATAATACTTCAAATACACATTCTGTATAGTTCTGTATGTGCCAAATTGTCTTTTTATTCTTCTAAAAATGAAGGTGTTCCAACACAGACGAGACGGGTCTGTTAATTTCTATCGTCAATGGGACAGTTACAAGAATGGCTTTGGAGAGGCATCAGGAGAGCATTGGATTGGTATGGAGTTTATAACTTATTATTTACTATAGATGCGTGTGTATTTTTCTAacgaatttcttttaaaaaggaatCTCATTTAGGCGTTACACACTTGTTTTTGGTTTGAATGTGTTTTGGTGTCCGGCAAGATACTGTGCTATGAAGAGGGGTTAGAGTTTTTATTTGTActgtttcttttgtttcttgattttttttatcatgattgAATACCTTAAGTTTTCAAATCGACATACATTGTTTTGCAGGTAACGACAATCTTCACAAGCTAACTACTTTAGGAACCACCGAGTTGTATGTCCGTCTAG encodes:
- the LOC128172404 gene encoding angiopoietin-related protein 1-like encodes the protein MITKLALIKRKFEIKLLKKPLRINTSDHQFGIVSLKKMYSDKSEGSRGSEYAQFSAISSSIDSKQSIAIYTVISNSTSTTYDKISEGFYDRQTGKFITPKSGRQGKLPRIKDDNPDHVEQKNSNSNKEHTRDSKRPCIIVILSVFAVVISTTVATIAVLYLQGQDSPNDDGNMLRLNRSYLRKNNGTEIFSDCKDLKLFGNDSDGLYTVYPDPLTETPVVVYCDMTTDGGGWTVFQHRRDGSVNFYRQWDSYKNGFGEASGEHWIGNDNLHKLTTLGTTELYVRLEAFSGDWYYAKYGDFKVADESDGYNLSLKAGSYEGNAGDGMDNHGSTDPSGMQFSTIDIDNDNAPARCTFARQGAWWYNQCTLTNLNGIYGNGDCLTAEQCNFWYLISSSYVGVKTSYIMVRRLENQFYCAKCPSSK